CTCAAGAgcccattttcctttcagatagGTGTGCTTCCTTaacccttttttccttttttttttcccaagataaTGGTTAAGCAAAATAGGTGTTCCAGGTACAAGCCAACAGTTaccatatttttaattggaGTTTAATTCATGCTACCTTCGTGTTTTATGTAGGACACATTGGAAGCGCTGTTTTCTGTCACAGATGATTACTTTATTTAATTCGAACCAGAAAATATTAGtttaaaagtctttattttttttcatacaccTTTTGTTTATCGAACCGGCGCGGGTCACCCGCCATTTTGTGAAGCTCCCACAACCCCTGCACGGCAATTAAttgcccggggggggggggtctgggctGTTCCCTAAGCCTTTGGGGCAAAGCGGCCGTGGCTCGGCGTGGCTACCGGCACCCCGGGGCGCCGGGGAGAAGCCCCCCGGGGGCCGCacgcccccggcccggccccggccgcccggTCACCCCGTCCCGCTCTGCCTCTGCCCGCAGCCGTCCCGCCGGCCCCGCAGGCGGGCTCCCGCCTGGCCGTCGCCGCCGCGCTGGTGAGCGGAGCCGTCATCGCGGCGCTGGCCGCCGCCTTCGCCGTCTGCTGCTGGCGGGAGCGGGCACGGAGGAGCCGCGGCCGGGGGCGAGCGGCCGGCGGGGGGTGagtgcggggccggggcgggagggggccgcggggccgggccggcggcgaAAGCCTCGGGGCGGGGAAGGAGAGGAGCGCCGCACGGTGCTGCCGGGCTGACCCAGCCTCGGTGGAGGGGGTAAAGGACAGCAGGGGGCAACGTCGGCTTGCGGGACGGAGGGGCGGCGGTGCGGGAACACGGCTGTGCTGCGGCTCTCCCCCTgcaggcagcggcagcagccccGGAGGAAGGGCGGGCGACGGGAACGCGGCCCCTCGGCGGCGGAGAGCGGGAGGAGAGCCCTTGGGAGGCTGAGGCAGCACCACCGCCGCGATTACCGCCTGTCGGCCTTCTCCAGCGCTGTGCTCCCGGGGGCACACGCAGGCTGCAGTAACCTGGCTTGCCAAAGGTAGGGCGCAGCCCCCCGggcgctgcccgcagcccctcgccccGTGCCagaggggctggaggcaggagcagccggAGGTGAAAGTCTGCATGGCCTGGGTGTTCACTCCCTTACTCCCCCGACCCTATTACCCCTGGCCTGGACCCCTTAGTGCACGGAAATGCCTTCCTTCCCTAAGTCCTTCTCAGCTAACCCAAGGCAGCACAGCCTAGCGAGGTAGCTCAGCACAGCCTTGGTGGGCTGCAGGCTCCCTTGGGTGCCACAACCCCCCTCACAGCCCTCTCTTCTTCTTGCCTTTGCCAGGAGCTCAGAAAACCTGCCCCTGCAGAGCTCAGGCCCCGGAGTGCATCTCCTGCCCCCatgggcagcacagccccccgcagcaccccaccgcctgctgctgcctgggggacCTGACTGCATCGACCTCACCCGGGGCCTGCCCCCCGGCTGCTACAGAAGCTACGAAGAACACCAGCTCTTGCACAAGTTTGGGAGGCCAGTTTGAAAATTTAAGCTGTTGTTCACATCACCcctgcccctttttttttcttaaaagatcaATTCCTTGAAGCTCCACAGAGCTCAGGAAAGAATTTCACAAGAGCCACTTGGTTTTCAAATGGAGAAAATTGGACACTCCCTGGTGAAAGGCTTTTTTGATACCATCCTTTTATTGTTTCCTGTGTCCAGAAGTgcacatttcaaagaaataccTTGGTTACCGGCTGCTTAATTGATCATTTGGGTGAGATGCATGAAGCCGAGTTAGAACAGCCCCAGTTTAAGTCAGAGGCTAAGCACGTGCAGAATTTCAGGTTTTAAACACAAGAGTCTGATTTGCGGTTTGGGGCtcttttgaaagctgaaagtGAACAGTGAGTGCCAGTTACCAGAACAAGGAATCTATGTCATTAGATAAGTGGAAGCATTTGCAATTCATTGCACTTGAATGGAGGCTGAGATTTAAAGTTTTTCCTGTTGTTCAGAACTTGCAACATCCTCCCATTGCTGTAGTCAATCTTGGACTTGCAAGATGCAATGACAAGTGGGTAAAGATAACCAGTCAAGAGGAAAACATGAATTTATCCTTAATACAAAAGACCTAGCACATTTAAAACAACTTGGGATTTTTCATCGCTTTTCTCCTGCATTAGAAATTCACGTCACATGTATCAGGACCAACAGCAGTGCCTGAAGAGCTAGCATAAGTACTGTAATTTGCATTCAGAAGGCAACAACACCCATAATTCTGTCCAGGATTTCCTGCGTGGAAACATAGGGGCACATCCCAGGCAACCACCCACAGAGCCTGGCCAGCAGACCTGGGCATACATAACATGCCTGACACGTGCTGGGCACACCAGGCTTGAGAAACATGGCCTCGGAAGTGCGCAGGGATGCTCTTCATATCTCGGGAGTGACTACTGAATTAGTCAagaggtgctggcagccccaaAGTTGCTGGATGCGCAGGGCAGGGAATAAGAACAAGCACCCAGAACATGAACCACGAGCATCGCTACCATCCAGTGCTCAAAGGTACAAACTCAAAGTGTACTGCTACAAAGGCTGGGAGTTTTAGGCTGCCAACTCGGTTTCCATCAACTTTTGCATTACATTTAATTAAGGCTTCTTTCCTTGAAAAGATGCAAGGTAGCACATTTTTGTGATAAATGCAAGACCTACTTAGTAGACCTCCCTGGAAACACTGTTGCTTCTCCCTGGAAAGAGGGCTAGGGACACTTTTCTATTT
This is a stretch of genomic DNA from Cygnus atratus isolate AKBS03 ecotype Queensland, Australia chromosome 1, CAtr_DNAZoo_HiC_assembly, whole genome shotgun sequence. It encodes these proteins:
- the LOC118250508 gene encoding uncharacterized protein LOC118250508; the encoded protein is MTALPSAGHIRKGLPRDSDNGTYVHSNISAVPPAPQAGSRLAVAAALVSGAVIAALAAAFAVCCWRERARRSRGRGRAAGGGQRQQPRRKGGRRERGPSAAESGRRALGRLRQHHRRDYRLSAFSSAVLPGAHAGCSNLACQRSSENLPLQSSGPGVHLLPPWAAQPPAAPHRLLLPGGPDCIDLTRGLPPGCYRSYEEHQLLHKFGRPV